In Drosophila pseudoobscura strain MV-25-SWS-2005 chromosome 4, UCI_Dpse_MV25, whole genome shotgun sequence, the following proteins share a genomic window:
- the Uxt gene encoding protein UXT encodes MLDASMFFYITISNKNKQTSAKMYENSTGVAYERIQRGPQPDTHQARITQIEEFINEVLKRDLRELENWIGQYNQEIMEYVQLKNTLQTFDAHLPEGYKTQVNIGSNVFMQARVSQMDKILVNVGKDVFLEMSMAEAERFSDVRIKILTKEADVLRDESIKKRTQIKMSLLAIGEREKLMQEEARQ; translated from the exons atgctcgatgcatcgatgtttttttaCATCACtatttcaaacaaaaacaaacaaacatctgcgaaaatgtatgaaaattCCACAGGTGTCGCCTACGAGCGCATTCAACG TGGCCCCCAGCCCGACACACATCAAGCGCGCATTACGCAGATCGAAGAGTTCATCAACGAAGTCCTAAAACGGGACCTCAGGGAACTGGAGAACTGGATCGGGCAATACAACCAAGAGATCATGGAGTATGTCCAGCTGAAGAACACCCTGCAGACATTCGACGCCCACCTGCCGGAAGGTTACAAGACCCAAGTGAACATCGGCAGCAACGTGTTCATGCAAGCGCGCGTGTCGCAAATGGACAAGATCCTGGTTAACGTGGGCAAGGACGTGTTCCTGGAAATGAGCATGGCGGAGGCGGAGCGCTTCAGCGATGTGCGGATCAAGATACTCACCAAGGAGGCGGATGTCCTGCGCGATGAGAGCATCAAGAAGCGGACCCAGATAAAGATGTCTCTGTTGGCGATAGGCGAGCGGGAAAAGCTGATGCAGGAGGAGGCGCGTCAGTAA
- the LOC4816470 gene encoding uncharacterized protein — MSLSLMRKLLPPKKMWTVAGTTMQVRHHAPIAGPPRFPMSPGQKLIMGGGSILVMMIIPFWALFQVPRWSKLHNGIEEEVEEKEQEEAAPPEKEPPPPKDEKNEQKH, encoded by the coding sequence ATGAGTTTATCTTTAATGCGGAAACTTCTCCCACCGAAAAAGATGTGGACCGTGGCCGGGACTACAATGCAAGTGCGTCACCATGCCCCCATTGCTGGTCCACCGCGATTTCCAATGTCGCCCGGACAGAAGCTGATCATGGGCGGGGGTTCAATACTGGTCATGATGATCATCCCCTTCTGGGCTCTCTTCCAAGTTCCCCGTTGGTCTAAACTGCACAACGGCATCGAGGAAGAGGtcgaggagaaggagcaggaggaggccgCTCCGCCCGAGAAGGAGCCGCCCCCACCAAAGGACGAAAAGAACGAACAGAAGCACTAA